Proteins encoded in a region of the Anopheles ziemanni chromosome 2, idAnoZiCoDA_A2_x.2, whole genome shotgun sequence genome:
- the LOC131287174 gene encoding CWF19-like protein 1 homolog: protein MEPKLKLLVCGDVRGKLKSFFARIENVNKKSGPFDLVLCVGDFFGKNPEMDGLQVYKNNIKTVAAPVYILGPTSKELARHYGETEDGDICTNLSFLGKRGVYTTSGGLKIAYLSGVASSQESSESNDWTYTKADVVAVRDSCVASKGNMGDFRGIDILLTSQWPLGIREGMNDSCKMVSWLANAVKPRYHFCGTNDEFYESPPYRNPADQNTQMELATRFVGLASFGNAEKKKHIYALNITPVEKMRILELIQKTTDEIPSPYQGLSLLQESDGKGVRSTNHADGQYFYDMNTYDDNRRFKRKSNDPNQSQKRPRPTFDQESCWFCLSAGSIEKHLIISVGDHFYLALAKGPINEVHILILSITHIQCAALLSEAQWAELTKFKQALAQFYNDRDQKVFFYERNFKTGHLQINAIGIDDNVAWKIQHVLEDKSEEYSIQMEKVPKLDAPSDLPERGPYFVAELPDGTVMLTRQMKGFPLHFGREIICADNLLNCEEKADWRQCNLSKEAEDELVKNFRESFKPYDFTV from the exons ATGGAGCCAAAATTGAAGCT ATTAGTGTGCGGTGATGTTCGCGGAAAGCTGAAATCATTTTTCGCGCGCATtgagaatgtaaacaaaaagagTGGACCGTTCGATTTGGTCCTTTGCGTGGGGgactttttcggaaaaaaccCGGAAATGGACGGTCTACAAGTGTACaagaacaacatcaaaacag TGGCCGCTCCGGTTTACATTCTTGGACCAACCAGCAAAGAACTGGCCCGGCACTATGGGGAAACGGAAGACGGAGACATTTGTACAAACCTTAGCTTCCTGGGAAAACGGGGCGTTTACACAACTTCCGGTGGTCTCAAGATTGCTTACCTTAGCGGCGTTGCAAGCTCACAAGAATCTAGCGAGTCGAACGATTGGACGTACACAAAGGCTGATGTGGTCGCAGTGCGCGATTCCTGTGTGGCTAGCAAAGGAAATATGGGCGATTTTAGGGGCATTGACATCCTCCTCACTTCTCAATGGCCTCTGGGCATACGGGAGGGTATGAACGACagttgcaaaatggtgtcaTGGTTAGCAAATGCTGTGAAGCCACGATATCATTTTTGTGGGACGAACGATGAATTTTACGAATCACCGCCCTATCG AAATCCTGCGGATCAAAACACTCAAATGGAACTGGCGACTAGGTTCGTTGGGTTGGCCAGCTTCGGCAATGCGGAAAAGAAGAAGCACATTTATGCCCTGAACATCACACCGGTGGAAAAGATGCGCATTCTAGAGCTGATCCAAAAAACCACCGACGAGATACCGTCTCCGTATCAGGGCCTTTCCCTTCTCCAAGAATCCGATGGTAAAGGAGTTCGTTCGACAAACCATGCCGATGGGCAGTACTTTTACGATATGAACACGTACGACGATAATCGCCGGTTCAAGCGCAAAAGCAATGACCCCAACCAGAGTCAAAAGCGACCCAGACCGACATTTGATCAGGAATCGTGCTGGTTTTGTCTTTCGGCCGGAAGTATCGAGAAACATTTGATCATTTCGGTCGGTGATCATTTCTATCTAGCGCTAGCCAAGGGACCCATCAACGAAGTGCACATACTGATTCTGTCGATTACGCACATCCAGTGTGCGGCCCTACTATCCGAAGCACAATGGGCGGAATTGAccaaattcaagcaagcgctcGCCCAATTCTACAACGATCGCGATCAAAAGGTGTTCTTCTACGAGCGTAACTTCAAAACGGGACATCTCCAAATCAATGCCATCGGGATCGACGATAACGTCGCGTGGAAAATTCAGCACGTCCTTGAGGACAAGTCTGAGGAGTACAGCATCCAGATGGAGAAGGTACCGAAGCTGGACGCACCGTCAGATCTGCCGGAACGTGGACCATACTTTGTGGCGGAACTGCCCGACGGTACAGTGATGTTGACGCGACAGATGAAGGGTTTCCCGTTGCACTTTGGTCGGGAAATAATCTGTGCGGACAATTTGCTAAACTGTGAGGAGAAGGCGGATTGGCGACAGTGTAATCTTTCCAAGGAAGCAGAGGATGAGCTGGTGAAAAACTTCCGAGAAAGTTTCAAGCCGTACGATTTTACCGTATGA